One genomic region from Phycodurus eques isolate BA_2022a chromosome 16, UOR_Pequ_1.1, whole genome shotgun sequence encodes:
- the smcr8a gene encoding guanine nucleotide exchange protein smcr8a isoform X3 yields MIGSPDVVAFTKEDDDGQLTPDPWAIPEEFSIPLHPPADSNPWAKTSYAKFTKDFILISEFSEQVGPQPLLTIPDDPKVCGTFDLNYFSLRIMSVDYQASFVGHPPGSGYPRLSFVEDSRVVLGDSKEGAFAYVHHLTLYDLEARGFVRPFCMAYVSVDERKIMLQFQELSVRFSKASECLKAGNRRAFAKELQRKLRDLEYTHSVLQREEGLRREAGPQCMYSAHAVEKANELANVEKSIYEHRDLLRQISSYPHRPRRDPQAVACQKCMRECEELFGKYSKLANPLSCTDGGEKEGNDVQGRNGHGSEREVGEEEYEHVKRRPSYTPQLIKAKSAKCFDKRLKTLQELCDNRFYEATVELLKETESSFRGDLCYLHTRRLDLALRKKNAQILVVNQEPQALLPLHDDYAVGSPFSENHTAGLLGDAVSHTSAEDGSDCTMSTSTGSDWTASPLSNEGKLTLRQKKKAGQGALRFVRQYPFAMQALWCLLSGRTLVVLGADEARVRRLVSALALFVPAPGKCGERVQAWLCCPFTLTDLYRWKLIGLQRVASPVGSSMLYSLSRYSRYISILDTDQKTLRSPPYRGELLANMADHRTYVRRGSTYFLHVQSILCRLVAKAFLFTFTHHLHLPVNITEGPDGVEARRRCFLQEQLGLGEDDSQIVLYLSQLITQHYLHTSDGRSPAAAPFNFNYTTSVLYKI; encoded by the exons ATGATAGGTTCACCTGACGTGGTGGCTTTCACAAAAGAGGATGATGATGGTCAGCTCACTCCTGACCCATGGGCCATTCCAGAGGAGTTCTCCATTCCCCTCCATCCTCCGGCTGACTCCAACCCTTGGGCCAAAACCTCCTACGCCAAGTTCACCAAAGACTTCATCCTCATTTCAGAGTTCTCTGAGCAGGTGGGCCCTCAGCCTCTCCTCACCATTCCCGATGACCCCAAAGTCTGTGGCACTTTTGATCTCAACTACTTCTCTCTGCGCATCATGTCAGTTGACTACCAGGCCTCCTTTGTTGGGCATCCGCCTGGCAGCGGATACCCTCGGCTCAGTTTTGTGGAGGACTCAAGGGTTGTACTGGGTGACTCTAAAGAGGGCGCGTTTGCCTACGTCCATCACCTTACACTGTATGACCTGGAGGCAAGGGGCTTTGTGCGGCCATTCTGTATGGCATACGTGTCAGTAGATGAAAGGAAGATCATGTTGCAGTTTCAGGAGCTGTCTGTCCGCTTCTCAAAGGCCTCGGAGTGCTTGAAGGCTGGGAACCGGAGAGCTTTTGCCAAAGAACTTCAGCGGAAGCTTCGAGACCTAGA GTACACTCACTCTGTTCTGCAGAGGGAAGAGGGCCTGCGGAGAGAGGCGGGACCACAGTGCATGTACTCCGCCCATGCTGTGGAAAAGGCAAATGAGCTTGCCAACGTGGAAAAGAGCATATACGAACACAGAGACCTTCTAAGACAGATCAGCTCATACCCCCATCGTCCCCGCCGGGACCCTCAAGCTGTTGCGTGTCAGAAGTGTATGAGAGAGTGTGAAGAGCTCTTTGGCAAGTATTCCAAGCTAGCTAACCCCTTGAGTTGCACCGATGGAGGGGAGAAGGAAGGGAATGATGTTCAGGGACGTAACGGTCATGGAAGCGAAAGGGAGGTGGGTGAAGAAGAATATGAGCATGTTAAACGCAGGCCGTCCTACACGCCACAGTTGATCAAAGCCAAGTCTGCAAAGTGTTTCGACAAGCGCCTTAAGACCCTCCAAGAGCTGTGTGACAACAGGTTCTACGAGGCCACTGTGGAGCTCCTGAAGGAGACGGAAAGTAGTTTCCGTGGTGACCTGTGCTACCTGCACACCCGACGCTTGGACCTAGCCCTGCGGAAGAAG AATGCTCAAATCCTGGTGGTCAACCAGGAGCCCCAGGCCCTACTTCCACTCCATGATGACTATGCTGTGGGATCCCCATTCTCAGAGAACCACACAGCTGGACTCCTAGGAGATGCAGTTTCCCATACCTCGGCCGAGGATGGGTCTGATTGTACTATGAGTACATCTACTGGTTCTGATTGGACTGCCTCCCCTCTCAGCAACGAGGGAAAGCTGACCCTGCGTCAGAAGAAGAAGGCCGGACAAGGGGCCTTGAGGTTCGTGCGACAGTATCCTTTTGCTATGCAGGCTCTCTGGTGTTTGCTGAGTGGCAGGACGCTGGTGGTGCTTGGGGCCGATGAGGCGAGAGTTCGTCGGCTGGTTTCAGCTCTGGCCCTATTTGTACCAGCTCCAGGGAAGTGTGGAGAGCGAGTACAAGCTTGGCTGTGCTGCCCTTTCACCCTTACTGACCTGTACAGGTGGAAACTTATTGGATTGCAAAG AGTGGCGTCTCCTGTGGGTTCCAGCATGCTGTACTCACTGTCCCGCTACAGCCGCTATATCTCCATTCTGGATACCGACCAGAAGACATTGCGCTCTCCACCTTATCGTGGCGAACTGCTCGCCAACATGGCTGATCACCGCACCTACGTCCGCCGTGGCTCCACATACTTCCTTCACGTGCAGAGTATACTGTGCCGTTTGGTGGCCAAGGCCTTTCTGTTCACCTTCACCCACCATCTCCATCTGCCAGTCAACATAACAGAGGGGCCGGATGGCGTGGAGGCCCGACGCCGCTGCTTCCTCCAGGAGCAATTGGGGCTGGGAGAGGACGACAGCCAGATAGTGCTCTACCTCAGCCAGTTGATCACTCAACACTACCTGCACACTTCTGACGGCCGCAGTCCAGCAGCAGCCCCTTTTAATTTTAACTACACCACCAGCGTTTTATACAAAATCTGA
- the smcr8a gene encoding guanine nucleotide exchange protein smcr8a isoform X2, translating into MIGSPDVVAFTKEDDDGQLTPDPWAIPEEFSIPLHPPADSNPWAKTSYAKFTKDFILISEFSEQVGPQPLLTIPDDPKVCGTFDLNYFSLRIMSVDYQASFVGHPPGSGYPRLSFVEDSRVVLGDSKEGAFAYVHHLTLYDLEARGFVRPFCMAYVSVDERKIMLQFQELSVRFSKASECLKAGNRRAFAKELQRKLRDLEYTHSVLQREEGLRREAGPQCMYSAHAVEKANELANVEKSIYEHRDLLRQISSYPHRPRRDPQAVACQKCMRECEELFGKYSKLANPLSCTDGGEKEGNDVQGRNGHGSEREVGEEEYEHVKRRPSYTPQLIKAKSAKCFDKRLKTLQELCDNRFYEATVELLKETESSFRGDLCYLHTRRLDLALRKKVRVINFLFEEELCEDDYDDLDGRATLRPFCAVNHAVDDSRLMNPVPIVLGPEHPKPFDTASETSHTRDLKLEDKNLKSSYFDQKLDAQKCSEKPNGNCSNQASPKPDILDHESNMTPDCIHKTDLNGESNSEWVEAAIDEDRKPKTLLEESTRDIGCEKGSKLVPMDAACCMTHEGFLDNPPDVAPHLAVHLQNAQILVVNQEPQALLPLHDDYAVGSPFSENHTAGLLGDAVSHTSAEDGSDCTMSTSTGSDWTASPLSNEGKLTLRQKKKAGQGALRFVRQYPFAMQALWCLLSGRTLVVLGADEARVRRLVSALALFVPAPGKCGERVQAWLCCPFTLTDLYRWKLIGLQSMLYSLSRYSRYISILDTDQKTLRSPPYRGELLANMADHRTYVRRGSTYFLHVQSILCRLVAKAFLFTFTHHLHLPVNITEGPDGVEARRRCFLQEQLGLGEDDSQIVLYLSQLITQHYLHTSDGRSPAAAPFNFNYTTSVLYKI; encoded by the exons ATGATAGGTTCACCTGACGTGGTGGCTTTCACAAAAGAGGATGATGATGGTCAGCTCACTCCTGACCCATGGGCCATTCCAGAGGAGTTCTCCATTCCCCTCCATCCTCCGGCTGACTCCAACCCTTGGGCCAAAACCTCCTACGCCAAGTTCACCAAAGACTTCATCCTCATTTCAGAGTTCTCTGAGCAGGTGGGCCCTCAGCCTCTCCTCACCATTCCCGATGACCCCAAAGTCTGTGGCACTTTTGATCTCAACTACTTCTCTCTGCGCATCATGTCAGTTGACTACCAGGCCTCCTTTGTTGGGCATCCGCCTGGCAGCGGATACCCTCGGCTCAGTTTTGTGGAGGACTCAAGGGTTGTACTGGGTGACTCTAAAGAGGGCGCGTTTGCCTACGTCCATCACCTTACACTGTATGACCTGGAGGCAAGGGGCTTTGTGCGGCCATTCTGTATGGCATACGTGTCAGTAGATGAAAGGAAGATCATGTTGCAGTTTCAGGAGCTGTCTGTCCGCTTCTCAAAGGCCTCGGAGTGCTTGAAGGCTGGGAACCGGAGAGCTTTTGCCAAAGAACTTCAGCGGAAGCTTCGAGACCTAGA GTACACTCACTCTGTTCTGCAGAGGGAAGAGGGCCTGCGGAGAGAGGCGGGACCACAGTGCATGTACTCCGCCCATGCTGTGGAAAAGGCAAATGAGCTTGCCAACGTGGAAAAGAGCATATACGAACACAGAGACCTTCTAAGACAGATCAGCTCATACCCCCATCGTCCCCGCCGGGACCCTCAAGCTGTTGCGTGTCAGAAGTGTATGAGAGAGTGTGAAGAGCTCTTTGGCAAGTATTCCAAGCTAGCTAACCCCTTGAGTTGCACCGATGGAGGGGAGAAGGAAGGGAATGATGTTCAGGGACGTAACGGTCATGGAAGCGAAAGGGAGGTGGGTGAAGAAGAATATGAGCATGTTAAACGCAGGCCGTCCTACACGCCACAGTTGATCAAAGCCAAGTCTGCAAAGTGTTTCGACAAGCGCCTTAAGACCCTCCAAGAGCTGTGTGACAACAGGTTCTACGAGGCCACTGTGGAGCTCCTGAAGGAGACGGAAAGTAGTTTCCGTGGTGACCTGTGCTACCTGCACACCCGACGCTTGGACCTAGCCCTGCGGAAGAAGGTGAGAGTTATTAACTTCCTGTTTGAAGAGGAACTCTGTGAAGACGACTATGATGATCTTGATGGAAGGGCAACATTAAGACCATTTTGTGCTGTGAACCACGCTGTAGATGACTCCAGACTTATGAATCCAGTACCTATCGTACTTGGACCAGAACATCCAAAGCCTTTTGACACTGCCTCTGAGACTAGCCATACTCGAGACCTCAAGCTTGAAGACAAAAATCTCAAGAGCTCTTATTTTGACCAGAAATTGGATGCCCAGAAGTGCTCAGAGAAACCTAATGGAAACTGTAGCAACCAAGCAAGTCCAAAGCCAGACATTCTGGATCATGAGTCTAACATGACCCCAGACTGCATCCACAAAACTGATTTGAATGGTGAGAGCAACAGTGAATGGGTGGAGGCCGCTATTGATGAAGACAGGAAACCCAAGACTTTGCTAGAAGAATCTACCAGAGACATAGGATGCGAGAAGGGCTCGAAGTTGGTTCCAATGGATGCTGCATGCTGTATGACTCATGAAGGTTTTCTCGATAATCCACCTGATGTGGCGCCCCATCTTGCTGTCCATCTGCAGAATGCTCAAATCCTGGTGGTCAACCAGGAGCCCCAGGCCCTACTTCCACTCCATGATGACTATGCTGTGGGATCCCCATTCTCAGAGAACCACACAGCTGGACTCCTAGGAGATGCAGTTTCCCATACCTCGGCCGAGGATGGGTCTGATTGTACTATGAGTACATCTACTGGTTCTGATTGGACTGCCTCCCCTCTCAGCAACGAGGGAAAGCTGACCCTGCGTCAGAAGAAGAAGGCCGGACAAGGGGCCTTGAGGTTCGTGCGACAGTATCCTTTTGCTATGCAGGCTCTCTGGTGTTTGCTGAGTGGCAGGACGCTGGTGGTGCTTGGGGCCGATGAGGCGAGAGTTCGTCGGCTGGTTTCAGCTCTGGCCCTATTTGTACCAGCTCCAGGGAAGTGTGGAGAGCGAGTACAAGCTTGGCTGTGCTGCCCTTTCACCCTTACTGACCTGTACAGGTGGAAACTTATTGGATTGCAAAG CATGCTGTACTCACTGTCCCGCTACAGCCGCTATATCTCCATTCTGGATACCGACCAGAAGACATTGCGCTCTCCACCTTATCGTGGCGAACTGCTCGCCAACATGGCTGATCACCGCACCTACGTCCGCCGTGGCTCCACATACTTCCTTCACGTGCAGAGTATACTGTGCCGTTTGGTGGCCAAGGCCTTTCTGTTCACCTTCACCCACCATCTCCATCTGCCAGTCAACATAACAGAGGGGCCGGATGGCGTGGAGGCCCGACGCCGCTGCTTCCTCCAGGAGCAATTGGGGCTGGGAGAGGACGACAGCCAGATAGTGCTCTACCTCAGCCAGTTGATCACTCAACACTACCTGCACACTTCTGACGGCCGCAGTCCAGCAGCAGCCCCTTTTAATTTTAACTACACCACCAGCGTTTTATACAAAATCTGA
- the smcr8a gene encoding guanine nucleotide exchange protein smcr8a isoform X1, which yields MIGSPDVVAFTKEDDDGQLTPDPWAIPEEFSIPLHPPADSNPWAKTSYAKFTKDFILISEFSEQVGPQPLLTIPDDPKVCGTFDLNYFSLRIMSVDYQASFVGHPPGSGYPRLSFVEDSRVVLGDSKEGAFAYVHHLTLYDLEARGFVRPFCMAYVSVDERKIMLQFQELSVRFSKASECLKAGNRRAFAKELQRKLRDLEYTHSVLQREEGLRREAGPQCMYSAHAVEKANELANVEKSIYEHRDLLRQISSYPHRPRRDPQAVACQKCMRECEELFGKYSKLANPLSCTDGGEKEGNDVQGRNGHGSEREVGEEEYEHVKRRPSYTPQLIKAKSAKCFDKRLKTLQELCDNRFYEATVELLKETESSFRGDLCYLHTRRLDLALRKKVRVINFLFEEELCEDDYDDLDGRATLRPFCAVNHAVDDSRLMNPVPIVLGPEHPKPFDTASETSHTRDLKLEDKNLKSSYFDQKLDAQKCSEKPNGNCSNQASPKPDILDHESNMTPDCIHKTDLNGESNSEWVEAAIDEDRKPKTLLEESTRDIGCEKGSKLVPMDAACCMTHEGFLDNPPDVAPHLAVHLQNAQILVVNQEPQALLPLHDDYAVGSPFSENHTAGLLGDAVSHTSAEDGSDCTMSTSTGSDWTASPLSNEGKLTLRQKKKAGQGALRFVRQYPFAMQALWCLLSGRTLVVLGADEARVRRLVSALALFVPAPGKCGERVQAWLCCPFTLTDLYRWKLIGLQRVASPVGSSMLYSLSRYSRYISILDTDQKTLRSPPYRGELLANMADHRTYVRRGSTYFLHVQSILCRLVAKAFLFTFTHHLHLPVNITEGPDGVEARRRCFLQEQLGLGEDDSQIVLYLSQLITQHYLHTSDGRSPAAAPFNFNYTTSVLYKI from the exons ATGATAGGTTCACCTGACGTGGTGGCTTTCACAAAAGAGGATGATGATGGTCAGCTCACTCCTGACCCATGGGCCATTCCAGAGGAGTTCTCCATTCCCCTCCATCCTCCGGCTGACTCCAACCCTTGGGCCAAAACCTCCTACGCCAAGTTCACCAAAGACTTCATCCTCATTTCAGAGTTCTCTGAGCAGGTGGGCCCTCAGCCTCTCCTCACCATTCCCGATGACCCCAAAGTCTGTGGCACTTTTGATCTCAACTACTTCTCTCTGCGCATCATGTCAGTTGACTACCAGGCCTCCTTTGTTGGGCATCCGCCTGGCAGCGGATACCCTCGGCTCAGTTTTGTGGAGGACTCAAGGGTTGTACTGGGTGACTCTAAAGAGGGCGCGTTTGCCTACGTCCATCACCTTACACTGTATGACCTGGAGGCAAGGGGCTTTGTGCGGCCATTCTGTATGGCATACGTGTCAGTAGATGAAAGGAAGATCATGTTGCAGTTTCAGGAGCTGTCTGTCCGCTTCTCAAAGGCCTCGGAGTGCTTGAAGGCTGGGAACCGGAGAGCTTTTGCCAAAGAACTTCAGCGGAAGCTTCGAGACCTAGA GTACACTCACTCTGTTCTGCAGAGGGAAGAGGGCCTGCGGAGAGAGGCGGGACCACAGTGCATGTACTCCGCCCATGCTGTGGAAAAGGCAAATGAGCTTGCCAACGTGGAAAAGAGCATATACGAACACAGAGACCTTCTAAGACAGATCAGCTCATACCCCCATCGTCCCCGCCGGGACCCTCAAGCTGTTGCGTGTCAGAAGTGTATGAGAGAGTGTGAAGAGCTCTTTGGCAAGTATTCCAAGCTAGCTAACCCCTTGAGTTGCACCGATGGAGGGGAGAAGGAAGGGAATGATGTTCAGGGACGTAACGGTCATGGAAGCGAAAGGGAGGTGGGTGAAGAAGAATATGAGCATGTTAAACGCAGGCCGTCCTACACGCCACAGTTGATCAAAGCCAAGTCTGCAAAGTGTTTCGACAAGCGCCTTAAGACCCTCCAAGAGCTGTGTGACAACAGGTTCTACGAGGCCACTGTGGAGCTCCTGAAGGAGACGGAAAGTAGTTTCCGTGGTGACCTGTGCTACCTGCACACCCGACGCTTGGACCTAGCCCTGCGGAAGAAGGTGAGAGTTATTAACTTCCTGTTTGAAGAGGAACTCTGTGAAGACGACTATGATGATCTTGATGGAAGGGCAACATTAAGACCATTTTGTGCTGTGAACCACGCTGTAGATGACTCCAGACTTATGAATCCAGTACCTATCGTACTTGGACCAGAACATCCAAAGCCTTTTGACACTGCCTCTGAGACTAGCCATACTCGAGACCTCAAGCTTGAAGACAAAAATCTCAAGAGCTCTTATTTTGACCAGAAATTGGATGCCCAGAAGTGCTCAGAGAAACCTAATGGAAACTGTAGCAACCAAGCAAGTCCAAAGCCAGACATTCTGGATCATGAGTCTAACATGACCCCAGACTGCATCCACAAAACTGATTTGAATGGTGAGAGCAACAGTGAATGGGTGGAGGCCGCTATTGATGAAGACAGGAAACCCAAGACTTTGCTAGAAGAATCTACCAGAGACATAGGATGCGAGAAGGGCTCGAAGTTGGTTCCAATGGATGCTGCATGCTGTATGACTCATGAAGGTTTTCTCGATAATCCACCTGATGTGGCGCCCCATCTTGCTGTCCATCTGCAGAATGCTCAAATCCTGGTGGTCAACCAGGAGCCCCAGGCCCTACTTCCACTCCATGATGACTATGCTGTGGGATCCCCATTCTCAGAGAACCACACAGCTGGACTCCTAGGAGATGCAGTTTCCCATACCTCGGCCGAGGATGGGTCTGATTGTACTATGAGTACATCTACTGGTTCTGATTGGACTGCCTCCCCTCTCAGCAACGAGGGAAAGCTGACCCTGCGTCAGAAGAAGAAGGCCGGACAAGGGGCCTTGAGGTTCGTGCGACAGTATCCTTTTGCTATGCAGGCTCTCTGGTGTTTGCTGAGTGGCAGGACGCTGGTGGTGCTTGGGGCCGATGAGGCGAGAGTTCGTCGGCTGGTTTCAGCTCTGGCCCTATTTGTACCAGCTCCAGGGAAGTGTGGAGAGCGAGTACAAGCTTGGCTGTGCTGCCCTTTCACCCTTACTGACCTGTACAGGTGGAAACTTATTGGATTGCAAAG AGTGGCGTCTCCTGTGGGTTCCAGCATGCTGTACTCACTGTCCCGCTACAGCCGCTATATCTCCATTCTGGATACCGACCAGAAGACATTGCGCTCTCCACCTTATCGTGGCGAACTGCTCGCCAACATGGCTGATCACCGCACCTACGTCCGCCGTGGCTCCACATACTTCCTTCACGTGCAGAGTATACTGTGCCGTTTGGTGGCCAAGGCCTTTCTGTTCACCTTCACCCACCATCTCCATCTGCCAGTCAACATAACAGAGGGGCCGGATGGCGTGGAGGCCCGACGCCGCTGCTTCCTCCAGGAGCAATTGGGGCTGGGAGAGGACGACAGCCAGATAGTGCTCTACCTCAGCCAGTTGATCACTCAACACTACCTGCACACTTCTGACGGCCGCAGTCCAGCAGCAGCCCCTTTTAATTTTAACTACACCACCAGCGTTTTATACAAAATCTGA